Proteins from one Clostridia bacterium genomic window:
- a CDS encoding phospho-sugar mutase, translating into MSYQETYERWLACVTPQEKEELTALRGNEKELADRFTLPLAFGTAGMRGTIGLGTYRMNLYTVRRATVGLATFITELGEDAMRRGVLISYDTRRMSYEFALAAARVLGANGVKVYLFENVRPVPLCSFAIGYLGTTAGIMITASHNPKEYNGYKVYGADGAQMSPEHTAKVVEYIERADYFGIAEEPVSAKCREEVMGLDDQPISEHITVVGRTVDEAYYATIEKLSLSPEAVERQGKSLRIVYTPIHGTGYVPVTTILSRMHIPFDVVEEQAKPDTEFSTVKVPNPEQPDALALGVKLADKLGSDVVIGTDPDADRMGVAVRNDKGEFVLLNGNQIGSLLMDYILLRHTEKGTLPRNAAVVKTIVTTSLGKQIAQSYGVTCFDVLTGFKFIGEKINDWAVSKEYTFMFGYEESYGYLSGTHAKDKDAVVSAMLFAEMVCYYKDKGVSVYDRLQALFQKHGYYTEKSESTSFPGLDGMAVMADKMNNLEKMKIDALAGYKVAYTDNYNARVRTYADGRTEAITLPQSKVMYYALASGDWVCARPSGTEPKLKVYVSAKGDTKEAADQKASVLIAALKEKFLG; encoded by the coding sequence ATGAGTTATCAAGAGACGTACGAGCGGTGGTTGGCTTGCGTTACCCCGCAGGAAAAAGAGGAATTGACGGCCTTACGGGGCAACGAAAAGGAATTGGCGGACCGCTTCACCCTGCCCTTGGCGTTTGGCACGGCGGGTATGCGCGGCACGATCGGCCTGGGTACGTACCGTATGAATTTGTACACGGTGCGCCGTGCGACCGTGGGATTGGCGACGTTCATCACCGAATTGGGCGAAGACGCTATGCGCCGCGGCGTGTTGATCTCCTACGACACCCGTCGTATGTCCTACGAGTTCGCTTTGGCGGCCGCGCGCGTACTGGGCGCGAACGGCGTCAAGGTCTACCTCTTCGAGAACGTGCGCCCCGTGCCCCTCTGCTCCTTTGCCATCGGCTACCTCGGCACGACGGCGGGCATTATGATCACGGCCTCCCACAATCCCAAGGAATACAACGGCTACAAGGTCTACGGCGCGGACGGCGCGCAGATGAGCCCCGAGCACACGGCCAAGGTGGTGGAATACATCGAGCGGGCCGATTACTTCGGTATAGCCGAAGAGCCCGTCTCGGCGAAGTGCCGCGAAGAGGTAATGGGGCTCGACGACCAACCCATCAGCGAGCATATCACGGTGGTGGGGCGCACGGTGGACGAAGCCTACTACGCCACCATCGAGAAGTTGTCCTTGTCGCCCGAAGCCGTCGAACGGCAGGGCAAGAGCCTGCGCATCGTCTACACCCCCATTCACGGCACGGGATACGTGCCCGTGACCACCATTTTGTCGAGAATGCACATTCCCTTCGACGTGGTGGAAGAGCAAGCCAAACCCGATACCGAATTCTCCACCGTCAAGGTGCCCAACCCCGAGCAACCCGACGCCTTGGCTTTGGGCGTCAAATTGGCGGATAAACTCGGCTCGGACGTGGTCATCGGCACCGACCCGGACGCCGACCGTATGGGCGTGGCCGTACGAAACGACAAGGGCGAGTTCGTTCTGTTGAACGGCAACCAAATCGGCTCGCTACTGATGGACTACATCCTTTTGCGCCACACCGAGAAGGGCACGCTGCCCCGTAACGCCGCCGTGGTCAAGACCATCGTCACCACCTCGTTAGGCAAGCAGATCGCCCAAAGTTACGGCGTGACCTGCTTCGACGTGCTGACGGGATTCAAGTTCATCGGCGAGAAGATCAACGACTGGGCGGTATCCAAAGAGTATACCTTTATGTTCGGCTATGAGGAGAGCTACGGCTATCTGTCGGGCACGCACGCCAAGGACAAGGACGCCGTGGTGTCGGCTATGCTCTTCGCCGAGATGGTGTGCTACTACAAGGACAAGGGCGTGTCCGTCTACGACCGCTTGCAAGCCCTCTTCCAAAAGCACGGCTACTACACCGAGAAGAGCGAATCCACCTCGTTCCCGGGGTTGGACGGTATGGCGGTGATGGCCGACAAGATGAACAACCTGGAAAAGATGAAGATAGACGCCTTGGCGGGCTACAAGGTGGCCTATACCGACAACTACAACGCCCGTGTGCGCACCTATGCGGACGGCAGGACGGAAGCCATTACCCTGCCCCAAAGCAAGGTGATGTACTACGCCCTCGCCTCGGGTGATTGGGTGTGCGCCCGTCCCTCGGGCACCGAGCCAAAACTCAAAGTGTACGTCTCGGCCAAAGGCGACACCAAAGAGGCCGCCGACCAAAAGGCAAGCGTGCTCATCGCCGCTCTCAAAGAGAAGTTCTTGGGTTAA
- a CDS encoding ATP-binding cassette domain-containing protein — translation MRHSGAVGLGKSTLLNMIGGLDSLDAGEISVDGQDVTRLNKKELTTYRKESIGLAFHSTTS, via the coding sequence ATGCGTCATTCTGGGGCCGTCGGGCTCGGCAAATCCACCCTTCTCAATATGATCGGCGGGTTGGACTCGTTGGACGCGGGCGAGATATCGGTGGACGGACAGGACGTTACGCGCCTCAACAAAAAGGAACTGACGACCTATCGCAAGGAGAGTATCGGCCTCGCGTTTCATTCTACAACCTCATAG
- a CDS encoding ABC transporter ATP-binding protein, giving the protein MKKKSDSVKLKCFGIPYLIPFLRVYRKRIFTMIVCGLLGSAVDVVLPIFQRYALNHFVMGGTLDTLPYYIALFVVTVLGAAFVNYIALSFAFRTEVEINRDLRNEAFAKLQTLGLSYYNANSVGYIHARVMSDTSKIGMLVSWSLMDGVWHGSYLLGSIVVMLAVNWRLALLVLIVLPVTAVMFGIFQGKLVRGNRQVRELNSIITSDFNEGITGAKTIKTLVIQGKMKSAFARDTANIRRKTLRVAHLRGLFAATINFASSVGLAIVLWRGGYLAEEEVGTFSLFMSYAEGMMEPMRWLIDAVSDLITCQVNIERVHKLLVTEPDVVDTPAVKMLYGDQFHPQYDAFEPMKGDIEIRDITFTYPDGTEPVLEHFSLDIPFGTNVAIVGETGAGKSTLVNLICRFYDVQEGQILVDGKDIRKRSQNWLHANVGYVLQTPHLFSGTIRQNLLYGNPNATDEDIRRALETVSATDVVAKLEKGIDSDVGEGGDLLSTGEKQLIAFARAILCDPKLLVLDEATASVDTLTEARIQAAIDTVIKGRTSIVIAHRLSTVKNADCILVVKNGKIVERGTHPELLALGGYYRTLYQRQYEDEKTKAILG; this is encoded by the coding sequence ATGAAAAAGAAATCCGACTCCGTCAAACTAAAATGCTTCGGCATCCCCTATCTGATACCCTTCCTGCGCGTGTACCGCAAGCGCATCTTTACGATGATCGTCTGCGGCCTTTTGGGCAGCGCCGTGGACGTGGTGTTGCCCATCTTCCAGCGCTACGCGCTCAATCACTTCGTGATGGGCGGCACGTTGGACACTCTGCCCTACTATATCGCCCTCTTCGTGGTGACGGTGCTGGGCGCGGCGTTCGTCAACTACATCGCGCTGTCCTTTGCCTTCCGCACCGAGGTGGAGATCAACCGCGACCTGCGCAACGAGGCCTTCGCCAAACTGCAAACCCTCGGCCTGTCCTACTACAACGCCAACAGCGTGGGCTATATTCACGCGCGCGTGATGAGCGACACGTCCAAAATCGGTATGCTGGTGAGTTGGAGCCTGATGGACGGCGTGTGGCACGGCTCCTACCTCTTGGGCTCCATCGTGGTGATGCTGGCCGTCAATTGGCGGTTGGCGCTACTAGTGCTCATCGTACTGCCCGTAACGGCCGTGATGTTCGGCATTTTCCAAGGCAAATTGGTGCGCGGCAATCGTCAGGTGCGCGAGCTCAACTCCATCATCACCTCCGACTTCAACGAAGGCATTACGGGTGCCAAGACCATCAAAACCTTGGTGATACAGGGCAAAATGAAGTCGGCGTTTGCCCGCGATACCGCCAACATTCGCCGCAAAACCCTGCGCGTGGCGCACCTGCGAGGTCTCTTCGCCGCCACCATCAATTTTGCCTCTTCGGTGGGGCTGGCCATCGTCCTGTGGCGGGGTGGCTACCTCGCCGAGGAAGAGGTGGGTACGTTCAGCCTCTTTATGAGCTACGCCGAAGGCATGATGGAGCCTATGCGCTGGCTCATCGACGCGGTGAGCGACCTCATCACCTGCCAGGTGAATATCGAGCGGGTGCACAAACTGCTCGTCACCGAGCCGGACGTGGTGGATACGCCCGCCGTCAAGATGCTGTACGGCGACCAATTCCACCCGCAATACGACGCGTTCGAGCCCATGAAGGGCGATATCGAGATACGCGATATCACCTTCACCTACCCCGACGGCACCGAGCCCGTGCTCGAGCACTTCAGCCTGGATATCCCCTTCGGCACCAACGTCGCCATCGTGGGCGAAACGGGCGCGGGCAAGTCCACTCTGGTCAATTTGATATGCCGCTTCTACGACGTGCAGGAAGGGCAAATATTGGTGGACGGCAAGGATATCCGCAAGCGGTCGCAAAATTGGCTGCACGCCAACGTGGGCTACGTCCTGCAAACGCCCCACCTCTTCTCGGGCACCATTCGCCAAAATCTCCTCTACGGCAACCCCAACGCCACCGACGAAGATATACGGCGCGCGCTCGAAACCGTGAGCGCCACCGACGTGGTGGCCAAATTGGAGAAGGGCATAGACAGCGACGTGGGCGAGGGCGGCGACCTGTTGTCCACGGGCGAGAAGCAACTCATCGCCTTCGCCAGAGCAATTCTGTGCGACCCCAAACTGCTCGTCCTCGACGAAGCCACCGCCTCCGTGGACACCCTCACCGAAGCGCGTATTCAAGCCGCCATCGACACGGTCATCAAAGGCCGCACGTCCATCGTCATAGCGCACCGCCTCTCCACCGTCAAGAACGCCGACTGCATCCTCGTGGTCAAGAACGGCAAGATCGTGGAGCGCGGCACTCACCCCGAACTGCTCGCCCTCGGCGGCTATTACCGCACCCTCTACCAACGCCAATACGAGGACGAAAAGACCAAAGCGATATTGGGCTAA
- a CDS encoding L-2-amino-thiazoline-4-carboxylic acid hydrolase: protein MRYFGLPLGMKLVFGGSFKKNLSVFGYDKKTANAIAKRASKRYKSIIADVPDFEKGDRFQVNIVSCAQFAAFYLSLPERQTLASVTAYYDKAMMTKTMKRFCKMMGKKKFSPKDVARMRKTEAFRAADRNPFSWNMTFEPFASDAGYCAKFTHCGICVLLQKLGIPEVTPAMCAWDYAMAEAGGVCTFTRQYTLATGGPYCDCNYHKNIRVLK, encoded by the coding sequence ATGAGGTATTTCGGCCTGCCTTTGGGGATGAAACTCGTTTTCGGCGGCTCTTTCAAGAAGAACCTGTCCGTTTTCGGCTACGATAAGAAGACGGCGAACGCCATCGCAAAACGCGCAAGCAAGCGCTATAAATCCATCATCGCCGACGTGCCCGACTTTGAGAAAGGCGACCGCTTCCAAGTGAATATCGTATCCTGCGCGCAGTTTGCGGCGTTCTATCTTTCGCTACCCGAACGGCAAACTTTGGCTTCTGTGACCGCGTACTACGACAAGGCGATGATGACCAAGACGATGAAGCGGTTTTGCAAAATGATGGGCAAGAAAAAGTTTTCCCCGAAGGACGTTGCGCGAATGCGAAAGACCGAGGCCTTCCGCGCCGCGGACAGGAACCCTTTTTCTTGGAATATGACCTTTGAGCCATTCGCGTCCGACGCGGGCTACTGTGCCAAATTCACGCATTGCGGGATATGCGTTTTACTGCAAAAACTCGGCATACCCGAGGTAACGCCCGCTATGTGCGCTTGGGACTATGCGATGGCCGAAGCGGGCGGGGTATGCACGTTCACGCGGCAATACACTTTGGCGACGGGTGGTCCGTACTGCGATTGCAACTATCACAAGAATATACGGGTGCTGAAATGA
- a CDS encoding ZIP family metal transporter: MTSMGITILGFALIFAATTLGAAVVFFFKKDIPEKVNTVFLGFAAGIMVAASIWSLLLPSLEGAASWGQWSFVPAAVGFVVGGLFLVLIDKLVPHFHVGTAQEEGVHSRLPKSTKMFLAMTIHNIPEGLAVGFAFGGAAVAGTDAALLAALGLAIGIAIQNIPEGAAVSLPIKNVTGSRAKSFLLGMGSGAVEPVAAVVGYFLATALAAAQPWLLSFAAGAMIFVVAEDLIPDAKLSSHPHLGTWGVMVGFVLMMVLDVALG; the protein is encoded by the coding sequence ATGACAAGTATGGGGATTACGATATTAGGCTTTGCATTGATATTCGCGGCGACCACGTTGGGCGCGGCGGTCGTGTTTTTCTTCAAAAAGGACATACCCGAAAAGGTCAACACCGTATTCTTGGGCTTTGCGGCGGGCATAATGGTCGCCGCTTCGATATGGTCGCTTTTGCTCCCCTCGTTGGAGGGAGCCGCCTCGTGGGGGCAGTGGTCCTTCGTCCCCGCGGCGGTGGGCTTCGTGGTCGGCGGACTGTTTTTGGTGCTGATAGACAAACTCGTCCCCCACTTCCACGTGGGTACGGCGCAGGAAGAGGGCGTACACAGCAGACTGCCCAAGTCCACCAAAATGTTTTTGGCGATGACCATTCACAATATCCCCGAGGGGTTGGCGGTGGGTTTCGCCTTCGGCGGTGCGGCGGTCGCGGGGACCGACGCGGCGTTGCTCGCGGCGTTGGGGCTTGCCATCGGCATCGCCATTCAAAATATTCCCGAGGGGGCGGCGGTATCGCTGCCCATAAAAAACGTGACGGGTTCGAGGGCAAAGTCCTTCCTTTTGGGTATGGGCAGCGGCGCGGTCGAGCCCGTGGCGGCGGTGGTCGGCTACTTTTTGGCGACGGCACTCGCTGCGGCGCAACCCTGGCTACTGTCCTTTGCGGCGGGCGCGATGATATTCGTGGTAGCCGAGGATCTCATCCCCGACGCCAAGCTGTCGTCCCACCCGCATTTGGGCACCTGGGGCGTGATGGTCGGCTTCGTACTGATGATGGTGCTGGACGTGGCGTTAGGTTAA
- a CDS encoding class I SAM-dependent methyltransferase gives MEKSSKYHIEKNSVQETLVIPLYGRKLCTEQFPHLFQDKKAVELIDKLDYDFADLEKKSKGFAHRFGALEVAMRENDLTWEIKDYLAGHPQAAIVNLGCGLDQTAENCDNGECKIYNVDLPDVIAVRNALLPEENRVRNVAADLNEIGWFDEIDATGGVVFIAAGVFYYFKREAVKRLFAAMEKRFAGGKLCFDAANKKAVKIMLKTWVKEAGITSIEDYFYIEDAAVELSPWCNASRVSSRGYMLGYNDLEDKSVPPLFRLLAKIGDDKMKMQIVRIDFGGKQ, from the coding sequence ATGGAAAAATCGTCGAAATATCACATTGAAAAAAACAGCGTGCAGGAGACTTTGGTGATACCCCTCTACGGGCGCAAACTATGCACCGAGCAATTTCCGCATTTGTTCCAAGACAAAAAAGCGGTGGAATTGATAGACAAGCTCGACTATGACTTCGCGGATTTGGAGAAGAAGAGCAAGGGGTTCGCTCACCGCTTCGGCGCGTTGGAAGTGGCCATGCGCGAAAACGACTTGACGTGGGAAATCAAGGACTATTTGGCGGGACACCCCCAGGCGGCAATCGTCAACTTGGGGTGCGGCTTGGACCAGACCGCCGAGAATTGCGACAACGGCGAATGCAAAATCTACAACGTGGATTTGCCCGACGTGATAGCGGTGCGCAACGCCCTATTGCCCGAAGAGAATAGGGTGCGCAACGTCGCCGCCGACCTCAACGAGATAGGGTGGTTTGACGAGATAGACGCCACGGGCGGCGTGGTCTTCATCGCGGCGGGCGTGTTCTATTATTTCAAACGCGAGGCCGTGAAGCGGCTCTTTGCCGCTATGGAGAAACGCTTTGCGGGCGGCAAGTTGTGCTTCGACGCCGCCAACAAAAAAGCGGTCAAAATCATGCTCAAAACCTGGGTGAAAGAGGCGGGCATCACCTCTATCGAGGACTATTTCTATATAGAGGACGCGGCGGTCGAATTGTCCCCGTGGTGCAACGCCTCCCGCGTGTCGAGTAGAGGCTATATGCTCGGCTACAACGACCTCGAGGACAAATCCGTGCCGCCTCTTTTTCGCCTGTTGGCGAAAATCGGCGACGACAAGATGAAGATGCAGATCGTGCGAATAGATTTCGGGGGGAAGCAATGA
- a CDS encoding class I SAM-dependent methyltransferase: MGLMNKFFNQTRKPEGKLGKMMLNGMNGGGHARLATFGMQLLPDEGPTAIAELGCGGGRNIAALLDKYPTARVTGVDYSPLSVETARAYNQSNAARCEVVEGDITALALPAEAYDLATAFETVYFWGDLARAFANVYGILRKGGRFLIVNESDGRDKTGKKFEKIIDGMTVYTPEELQRYLQLAGFCKIVLTHHSAKPWIAVLAEK; this comes from the coding sequence ATGGGATTGATGAACAAGTTTTTCAACCAAACGCGCAAGCCCGAAGGCAAGTTGGGCAAGATGATGCTCAACGGTATGAACGGGGGCGGACACGCCCGCCTCGCCACCTTCGGCATGCAACTATTGCCCGACGAGGGGCCGACGGCCATCGCCGAATTGGGGTGCGGCGGGGGGCGCAATATCGCCGCGTTGCTCGACAAATACCCCACGGCGCGCGTCACGGGCGTGGACTATTCCCCGCTGTCCGTGGAAACGGCGCGGGCGTACAATCAATCGAACGCCGCGCGGTGCGAAGTGGTGGAGGGCGATATAACGGCGCTTGCTTTGCCCGCGGAAGCCTACGACCTCGCCACCGCCTTCGAAACCGTGTATTTTTGGGGTGATTTGGCGCGGGCGTTCGCCAACGTGTACGGCATTCTTCGAAAGGGCGGCCGTTTCCTTATCGTCAACGAATCGGACGGGCGCGACAAAACGGGCAAGAAGTTCGAGAAGATCATCGACGGCATGACGGTGTACACGCCCGAGGAATTGCAACGCTATTTGCAGTTGGCGGGCTTTTGCAAAATCGTGTTGACGCATCACTCGGCGAAGCCGTGGATTGCCGTCCTTGCCGAGAAATAA
- a CDS encoding ABC transporter ATP-binding protein, whose amino-acid sequence MKKKGTGNARLAWHFLRGSKWAFALGVTSMLVVTFTGMVSPQIIRIALDNVIMGQPTDSLSSFATTFLSALGGAAYLKDNLWILALVLLGVALVAFVAQYLFRVMNTLGAETFTKNIRDELYGRISHLPFSWHMRNHTGDIIQRCTSDVETLKTFSSEQLTGIVRIVVMAVMSISFMYSMHWQLATIAVSLMPLVVLYSLLFHKHIKKSFTECDEKEGEVSNLVQENLTGVRVVRAFGREGYEREKFEKHNAEYTGLYVRLARIMARFWASLDVITGLELMIVIVAGAVYAVQGGITVGEYIAFMSYNGMLVWPVRMLGRLLAEMSKAGVALGRIGYVVNSEPEKDAVDAVETNMAGDVTFEHVNFAYDNCPELLHDVTFSVKAGTTVGIMGGTGSGKSTLMLLLDKLYDLEDPASRITIGGVDIRKVKTDYLRAHIGIVLQEPYLFSRTLRENIGIKHEGITLESIREAAAAARLDETIDAFPQGYDTQVGERGVTLSGGQKQRAAIARVLTDDAPILIFDDSLSAVDTETDAIIRANLERRFGTATIFLISHRVSTLRKADLIVVLEKGRICEMGTHDQLVQADGLYRSIYQAQTAGVDEL is encoded by the coding sequence ATGAAAAAGAAAGGTACGGGCAACGCACGCTTGGCGTGGCACTTCCTGCGGGGGAGCAAATGGGCGTTTGCATTGGGCGTTACGTCTATGCTCGTCGTCACCTTCACGGGAATGGTCTCGCCGCAAATTATCCGAATCGCTTTGGATAACGTCATCATGGGACAGCCGACGGATTCGCTGTCCTCTTTTGCCACGACCTTTTTGTCCGCGTTGGGCGGTGCGGCGTACCTCAAAGACAATCTGTGGATCTTGGCGCTCGTCCTTTTGGGCGTGGCGTTGGTGGCGTTCGTGGCGCAATACCTCTTCCGCGTGATGAACACGTTGGGCGCGGAGACCTTCACCAAGAACATACGCGACGAATTGTACGGGCGTATCTCCCACCTGCCCTTCTCGTGGCATATGCGCAACCACACGGGCGATATCATTCAACGCTGCACCTCGGACGTGGAGACATTGAAGACCTTCTCGTCCGAGCAGTTGACGGGCATCGTGCGCATCGTGGTCATGGCCGTGATGTCCATCTCTTTCATGTATTCGATGCATTGGCAGTTGGCCACCATCGCGGTGTCCTTGATGCCCCTCGTCGTGCTCTATTCACTCTTGTTCCACAAACATATCAAAAAATCCTTTACCGAGTGTGACGAAAAAGAGGGCGAGGTGTCCAACCTGGTGCAGGAAAACCTGACGGGCGTGCGCGTGGTGCGTGCCTTTGGGCGCGAGGGCTACGAACGCGAGAAGTTCGAGAAGCACAACGCCGAATATACGGGGCTGTACGTGCGCCTTGCCCGCATTATGGCCAGATTTTGGGCCTCGCTGGACGTCATAACGGGATTGGAATTGATGATCGTCATCGTAGCGGGCGCGGTGTACGCCGTCCAAGGCGGCATCACGGTGGGCGAATATATCGCCTTTATGTCCTACAACGGTATGCTGGTGTGGCCCGTGCGTATGCTCGGACGACTGCTCGCAGAGATGAGCAAGGCGGGCGTGGCGTTGGGGCGTATCGGCTACGTCGTCAATTCCGAGCCCGAAAAGGACGCCGTGGACGCCGTGGAGACGAATATGGCGGGCGACGTCACCTTCGAGCACGTCAACTTCGCCTACGACAACTGCCCCGAACTACTGCACGACGTCACTTTCTCGGTGAAAGCGGGCACTACCGTGGGCATTATGGGCGGCACGGGGAGCGGCAAATCCACCCTCATGCTCCTTTTGGACAAACTGTACGACCTCGAAGACCCCGCCTCGCGCATCACCATAGGCGGCGTGGATATCCGCAAGGTCAAGACCGACTATCTGCGAGCGCATATCGGCATCGTGTTGCAGGAGCCCTATCTCTTTTCGCGCACCTTGCGTGAAAATATCGGCATCAAGCACGAGGGCATCACGTTGGAGAGCATCCGCGAAGCCGCCGCGGCCGCACGGTTGGACGAAACCATCGACGCCTTCCCCCAAGGGTACGACACCCAGGTGGGCGAACGCGGCGTCACCTTGTCGGGCGGGCAAAAACAGCGCGCCGCCATTGCGCGCGTGCTGACGGACGACGCGCCCATCCTCATCTTCGACGATTCGCTGTCGGCGGTGGACACCGAGACGGACGCCATCATACGCGCCAACCTCGAGCGCCGCTTCGGCACGGCGACCATCTTCCTCATCTCTCACCGCGTATCCACCTTGCGCAAGGCAGACCTCATCGTGGTATTGGAGAAAGGGCGTATATGCGAAATGGGCACGCACGACCAATTGGTACAAGCGGACGGGCTGTATAGAAGTATTTATCAAGCGCAAACGGCGGGGGTGGACGAACTATGA
- a CDS encoding class I SAM-dependent methyltransferase, producing the protein MKPNYKNWVPTGMVFGYAAGASAFLALTIVFAVLGFVNRWTWAIALFAVCAFICVILCVITAYMAMWHNAFSYTGRRQLSKYIVEGTAAYASLPEGGKCLDVGCGSGALTIAVAKRNPQADVVGVDRWGKDYASFSKPLCEHNAQAEGVTNTSFARGNACELPFADETFDAVTSNYVYHNIPSKDRQSILLETLRVLKKGGTFAIHDLFTAQKYGDMAAFIAKLKTMGYKKVELIDTTNGKFMTKKEAKRLFLDGSKLLVGKK; encoded by the coding sequence ATGAAACCGAATTACAAAAATTGGGTGCCTACGGGCATGGTGTTCGGCTATGCGGCGGGCGCTTCGGCGTTCCTCGCCTTGACAATCGTCTTCGCCGTTTTGGGCTTCGTCAATCGGTGGACGTGGGCCATAGCGTTGTTCGCCGTTTGCGCGTTTATATGCGTGATACTGTGCGTTATCACCGCCTATATGGCGATGTGGCACAACGCCTTTTCCTACACGGGACGGCGGCAACTGTCCAAGTATATCGTCGAGGGAACGGCCGCCTACGCCAGCCTGCCCGAGGGCGGCAAGTGTTTGGACGTGGGGTGCGGCAGCGGCGCTTTGACCATTGCGGTGGCCAAACGCAACCCGCAAGCCGACGTCGTCGGCGTGGACAGATGGGGCAAGGATTACGCGTCCTTCTCCAAACCGCTATGCGAGCATAACGCGCAAGCCGAGGGGGTGACGAATACGTCTTTTGCGCGGGGAAACGCGTGCGAATTGCCTTTCGCGGACGAAACCTTCGATGCCGTGACGAGCAACTACGTCTACCACAATATCCCCTCCAAGGACAGGCAATCCATTTTGTTGGAGACCTTGCGCGTACTCAAAAAGGGGGGTACGTTCGCCATTCACGACCTATTCACCGCGCAAAAGTACGGGGATATGGCGGCGTTTATCGCCAAGCTCAAGACGATGGGTTACAAAAAAGTCGAATTGATAGATACGACCAACGGCAAGTTTATGACCAAGAAGGAAGCCAAACGCTTGTTCCTTGACGGCTCGAAACTGCTGGTCGGCAAAAAGTGA